In Hydrogenovibrio marinus, a single genomic region encodes these proteins:
- the pta gene encoding phosphate acetyltransferase, translated as MKSKSLYIASRERHAGSLAISFGLMTLLHQKFEKVAFFRPVVEETQDADCLFMQSVFDLPQSMDEMVGFTLDKVIRLLSEGHKHELYEKLIAQYQKLLQQYDFVLVQGMELSRMASTIDFDLNLNLSKHFNAPFVPVLNGKDKTLQDVESDIEMEIQAAHDEGITPFAVFANQVKRSEDAEAKKIFSCDSPKLITKNGEDSLIFYLPYLPDLDTPTVKETYEALNGRLLLNDKVPLTRLVKRPVVAAMTAENYLSRVQEGDLIIVPGDRTDILTVSVMSLYSRSLPNISGIMLTGGLIPSPIIMALLSGYRGLEIPLISVSTDTYPTAMKAHEVRARLYADNEQKNHLVLSLFDQYVHKDCLLEKFVQPTADVTTPMMFEYRLFEKAKQSLQAIVLPEANDARILKACEILLQRKVVRPVLLGKAEEIHYHCNLLGINLDGVEIIDHEESEWKSEFIQTLYELRKHKGMTLDLARDSISHVSYFATMMVHLGYADGMVSGATHTTADTVRPALQIIKTKPGTTLVSSVFFMCFGTRVLVYGDCAVNQHPDADQLAEIAISSADTAARFDIEPKVALLSYSTGDSGHGDEVDKVRQAAKIAKQRRPDLTLEGPLQYDAAIDPEVARQKMPDSDVAGQATVFIFPDLNTGNNTYKAVQRASGAIAIGPVLQGLNKPVNDLSRGCTVDDVVNTVAITAIQAQQMHAQQEMPHEDTGA; from the coding sequence ATGAAGTCGAAAAGTCTGTACATTGCTTCTCGTGAGCGTCATGCCGGAAGCTTGGCTATTTCTTTCGGGTTGATGACTTTGCTTCACCAAAAATTCGAAAAAGTGGCTTTTTTCCGCCCGGTGGTGGAAGAAACACAGGATGCGGACTGCCTCTTCATGCAATCCGTCTTCGACCTCCCGCAATCAATGGATGAAATGGTTGGTTTCACGCTTGATAAAGTGATTCGACTATTGAGCGAAGGCCATAAACACGAGCTTTACGAAAAGCTCATCGCTCAGTACCAAAAGCTATTGCAACAATACGATTTTGTTTTGGTACAAGGCATGGAGTTGAGCCGAATGGCTTCCACCATCGACTTCGACCTGAACCTGAACCTCTCGAAACATTTCAACGCCCCTTTCGTGCCGGTACTTAACGGTAAAGATAAAACCCTACAAGATGTCGAAAGCGACATAGAAATGGAAATCCAAGCCGCTCATGATGAGGGCATCACCCCGTTTGCCGTATTCGCAAACCAAGTGAAACGCTCTGAAGATGCCGAGGCGAAAAAGATTTTCAGTTGCGACAGCCCGAAGCTCATCACCAAAAATGGTGAAGATTCGTTAATCTTCTATTTACCTTACCTGCCGGATTTGGACACGCCGACCGTCAAAGAAACTTACGAGGCATTGAATGGTCGTTTATTGCTCAACGACAAAGTGCCTTTGACTCGTCTTGTCAAACGCCCGGTGGTTGCCGCGATGACGGCGGAGAATTATTTGAGCCGAGTACAAGAAGGTGATTTGATTATCGTACCCGGTGACCGAACAGATATTTTGACGGTATCGGTCATGAGCCTCTACTCCAGAAGTTTGCCGAACATCTCCGGTATTATGCTGACAGGTGGGTTAATCCCTTCGCCCATCATCATGGCGCTGCTGTCCGGTTATCGTGGCTTGGAAATCCCTTTAATTTCAGTATCGACAGACACTTACCCAACGGCGATGAAAGCACATGAAGTCAGAGCCAGACTCTATGCGGATAATGAACAAAAAAATCATTTGGTACTGAGTCTATTCGACCAATATGTTCATAAAGATTGTCTACTGGAGAAATTCGTACAACCGACAGCAGATGTCACCACGCCAATGATGTTCGAGTACCGCCTATTTGAAAAAGCGAAGCAATCGCTACAGGCCATCGTGCTACCGGAAGCCAATGACGCGCGCATACTCAAAGCCTGTGAGATTTTACTTCAGCGCAAAGTTGTGCGCCCGGTGTTGCTTGGTAAGGCGGAAGAAATCCATTACCACTGCAACCTGTTGGGTATCAATCTGGACGGCGTGGAAATCATCGACCATGAAGAAAGTGAATGGAAATCTGAATTCATTCAAACACTTTATGAACTGCGCAAACACAAAGGCATGACCCTTGATTTGGCAAGAGACTCCATCAGCCACGTCAGCTACTTTGCGACAATGATGGTGCACCTCGGCTATGCCGACGGCATGGTTTCCGGAGCGACTCATACTACAGCTGATACAGTACGCCCCGCGCTACAAATCATCAAAACCAAACCCGGCACAACTTTGGTTTCGAGTGTGTTTTTTATGTGCTTTGGTACGCGTGTATTGGTGTATGGCGATTGTGCCGTAAACCAACACCCAGATGCCGACCAACTGGCGGAAATCGCCATCAGTTCAGCAGACACAGCTGCTCGCTTCGACATTGAACCTAAAGTCGCTCTCCTGTCCTATTCTACTGGCGACTCAGGACACGGTGATGAGGTGGACAAAGTTCGCCAAGCCGCCAAAATAGCGAAGCAAAGACGACCTGACCTGACGCTTGAGGGCCCGCTGCAATATGATGCGGCCATTGACCCAGAGGTCGCTCGTCAAAAAATGCCTGACAGCGATGTTGCCGGGCAGGCGACAGTATTTATCTTTCCAGACTTGAACACTGGAAACAACACCTACAAAGCAGTACAACGCGCTTCTGGCGCCATCGCTATCGGCCCGGTATTACAAGGGCTGAACAAACCCGTTAATGATTTAAGTCGTGGTTGCACGGTGGATGACGTTGTCAACACAGTCGCTATCACGGCTATTCAAGCCCAACAAATGCATGCACAACAGGAGATGCCTCATGAAGATACTGGTGCTTAA
- a CDS encoding DUF6790 family protein, which translates to MLAFRSSLRFRTVAVIAPALFSWGAAGGHVYQRVTSHNFAPGNAGTVFWTDILMTAFGLLLLYVQHRMTKVTE; encoded by the coding sequence GTGTTGGCATTCAGATCGAGCCTTCGGTTTAGAACAGTTGCCGTTATCGCCCCTGCTTTGTTTAGCTGGGGCGCGGCAGGCGGGCATGTTTACCAAAGGGTGACTAGCCATAACTTTGCGCCGGGCAATGCCGGAACCGTGTTTTGGACAGATATTCTCATGACTGCCTTTGGTTTGCTGCTGCTTTATGTGCAACACCGTATGACAAAAGTGACTGAATAA
- a CDS encoding DsrE family protein: MARTLYKGLLTFLLCFSISLPVMAADRTILEVQHKHDIKVVYDVNQNNMEAGIGQALYYVRGLLEAYKGQGIPMKQLHISVVVHGAAGYWLLKDPKYQDFVGNPFDVNPNEKVVNELIEHGVSVEICHVTMKAHRWKPEDILPGVKIVYDAYTRIIDLQMQGYAYIKFVG; the protein is encoded by the coding sequence ATGGCTAGAACACTCTACAAGGGATTGCTTACCTTTCTACTTTGCTTTTCCATTTCACTGCCGGTGATGGCTGCTGATCGGACAATTCTTGAAGTGCAGCATAAGCACGATATCAAAGTGGTTTACGATGTGAACCAAAACAATATGGAAGCGGGCATTGGCCAAGCGTTGTATTACGTGCGAGGATTGCTGGAGGCTTATAAAGGGCAAGGCATTCCGATGAAGCAATTGCATATCAGCGTGGTGGTGCATGGCGCGGCAGGCTATTGGCTGTTGAAAGATCCAAAATATCAGGACTTTGTCGGTAATCCGTTTGATGTAAACCCGAATGAGAAAGTGGTTAATGAACTGATTGAGCACGGCGTGAGTGTGGAAATCTGTCATGTCACCATGAAGGCGCATCGTTGGAAACCGGAAGACATTTTGCCCGGGGTGAAGATTGTTTATGATGCCTACACCCGTATTATCGACTTACAGATGCAGGGCTATGCCTACATCAAATTTGTAGGGTAG
- the amrA gene encoding AmmeMemoRadiSam system protein A, translating to MKLNTDQESELFSLVKQTILDGLKGVTPQEVMSDDDALNQLGACFVTLTIDKQLRGCIGSLQAHLPLIQDVANNAYKAAFQDPRFPPLTEGEAEEIDIEVSILTAPEIIAGCSSKEALLAQLTPFEDGLVISDERHRATYLPSVWKQLPDKNAFVDNLMLKAGMTHWSENMRCERYHVQAYEAFWGDID from the coding sequence ATGAAATTGAATACCGACCAAGAAAGTGAATTGTTTTCTCTTGTTAAACAGACGATTTTGGATGGACTCAAAGGTGTGACGCCTCAAGAAGTGATGAGTGATGACGACGCTCTGAATCAATTAGGCGCCTGCTTTGTTACCTTGACGATCGATAAACAGCTTCGGGGCTGTATAGGGAGCTTGCAAGCGCATTTGCCTTTGATACAGGATGTTGCCAACAATGCTTATAAAGCCGCGTTTCAAGACCCAAGGTTTCCACCACTCACTGAAGGTGAAGCGGAAGAGATTGATATAGAGGTTTCTATTTTGACAGCACCGGAAATCATTGCAGGCTGTAGCTCTAAAGAGGCGCTATTGGCGCAGTTGACGCCTTTTGAAGATGGCTTGGTGATTTCAGACGAACGACATCGAGCGACCTATTTACCTTCTGTTTGGAAGCAGTTGCCTGATAAGAATGCTTTTGTTGATAATCTCATGCTCAAGGCGGGGATGACACATTGGAGCGAAAATATGCGCTGTGAGCGTTATCATGTGCAGGCGTATGAAGCTTTTTGGGGCGATATAGACTGA
- the amrS gene encoding AmmeMemoRadiSam system radical SAM enzyme: MQNVNLEDASVVPVGFWHQLDNGLIQCDLCPRECQLHEGQRGFCFVRGRLNDQMWLTSYGRSSGFCIDPIEKKPLNHFLPGSAVLSFGTAGCNLACKFCQNWDMSKARDMDRLLDQAAPETLAQAAKQNGCASVAYTYNDPVIFYEYAIDTAQACREQGIKNVAVTAGYINEKPRETFFQHMDAANIDLKAFSERFYKKLTGSSLGAVLETIEYAVNEADTWVELTTLLIPGENDSEKEIAEMSEWILEHCGPNVPLHFSKYHPDYRMMNNPATPQQTLETARDIAMKTGLNYVYTGNVIHPEGQATYCPHCGEKVIGRAYYEITDWHLNNGSCDHCGTPIAGVFDSHPGTWGNKRQPIHLNGKI, from the coding sequence ATGCAAAATGTGAATTTAGAGGATGCCTCTGTTGTTCCAGTTGGTTTTTGGCATCAACTCGACAATGGTTTAATCCAGTGTGATTTATGTCCAAGAGAATGTCAACTCCATGAAGGTCAACGAGGCTTTTGTTTTGTGCGCGGCCGCCTAAACGACCAGATGTGGCTGACGTCCTATGGGCGTTCCAGCGGGTTTTGTATTGATCCTATCGAGAAAAAACCATTGAATCACTTTCTGCCGGGTTCTGCTGTGCTGTCCTTTGGAACGGCAGGGTGCAACCTAGCCTGTAAGTTTTGTCAAAACTGGGATATGTCTAAAGCCCGAGATATGGACAGACTACTGGATCAGGCTGCTCCAGAGACTTTAGCGCAAGCCGCTAAGCAAAACGGCTGTGCATCCGTGGCCTATACCTACAACGACCCGGTGATTTTTTATGAATACGCTATCGACACGGCTCAAGCCTGTCGCGAGCAAGGTATCAAGAATGTGGCAGTGACCGCAGGCTATATCAACGAGAAACCAAGAGAAACGTTTTTCCAGCATATGGATGCCGCCAATATCGACTTGAAAGCATTCAGCGAACGTTTCTATAAAAAGCTAACGGGATCATCACTTGGCGCGGTGCTGGAAACCATTGAGTACGCTGTGAATGAAGCGGATACCTGGGTAGAGTTGACGACGCTATTAATTCCTGGAGAAAATGATTCGGAAAAAGAAATTGCCGAAATGTCGGAATGGATCTTGGAACACTGCGGACCAAATGTTCCCTTGCACTTCAGTAAATATCATCCTGACTACCGTATGATGAACAACCCGGCGACGCCACAGCAAACGTTGGAAACCGCAAGAGATATTGCCATGAAAACGGGACTGAATTACGTCTATACCGGCAATGTCATTCACCCGGAAGGTCAGGCAACCTATTGCCCACATTGTGGTGAAAAAGTGATTGGTCGTGCTTACTATGAAATTACCGACTGGCATTTGAACAATGGCAGTTGTGACCACTGCGGAACGCCGATTGCCGGGGTATTTGATAGTCACCCTGGAACTTGGGGAAATAAGCGTCAGCCCATCCACTTAAATGGAAAGATCTGA
- the dapB gene encoding 4-hydroxy-tetrahydrodipicolinate reductase: MDKQLRVAITGAAGRMGKNLIDAVHQTEGLTVAAAIARPGSSLVGADAGELAGIGTLGVKVVDQIEQVVDDFDVIIDFTTPEATLHNIKVCLTQNKKMVIGTTGFDDAGLAVLREATERIAIIFAANFSVGVNLCLKLLKQAAEVLNEGYDIEIIEGHHRHKVDAPSGTALRMGEVVADTLGRDLKECAVYGREGITGARDPNTIGFATVRAGDIVGDHTVLFATEGERVEITHKASSRMTFAKGAARSCLWVVQKETGLYDMQDVLNLR; encoded by the coding sequence ATGGACAAGCAATTGAGAGTAGCGATTACCGGCGCAGCGGGTCGAATGGGTAAAAACTTGATCGATGCGGTGCATCAAACCGAGGGTTTGACTGTGGCTGCTGCGATTGCGCGTCCAGGCTCTTCTTTGGTCGGTGCGGATGCCGGTGAGTTAGCTGGTATCGGTACGTTAGGTGTGAAAGTCGTTGACCAAATCGAACAGGTCGTTGACGACTTTGATGTGATTATCGACTTCACCACGCCGGAAGCTACCCTGCATAACATTAAGGTCTGCTTGACACAAAACAAGAAAATGGTTATCGGTACCACTGGTTTTGACGACGCTGGCTTGGCGGTTTTGCGAGAAGCGACTGAGCGTATTGCAATCATTTTCGCGGCAAACTTCAGTGTGGGTGTGAACCTTTGTTTGAAGCTGTTGAAGCAAGCGGCTGAAGTCTTGAACGAAGGCTACGATATCGAGATTATCGAAGGGCACCATCGCCACAAGGTTGATGCGCCTTCCGGAACGGCATTGCGTATGGGGGAAGTGGTTGCGGATACGCTAGGTCGTGACTTGAAAGAGTGCGCGGTTTACGGGCGCGAAGGCATCACTGGCGCACGCGATCCGAACACTATCGGTTTTGCTACGGTTCGTGCTGGTGACATCGTGGGCGACCACACTGTTTTGTTCGCGACTGAAGGTGAGCGTGTGGAAATCACCCATAAAGCATCAAGTCGTATGACTTTTGCTAAAGGGGCAGCGCGTTCATGCTTGTGGGTCGTTCAGAAAGAGACAGGATTGTATGACATGCAGGATGTGTTGAACCTGCGTTAA
- the amrB gene encoding AmmeMemoRadiSam system protein B — MSHVRPTAVAGAFYPDDPETIESAFSQWMPRQEEHAKPSIKPLPRVLIVPHAGYVYSGEAAAKGYRLWQDSSSQIKTVVVMGPAHRVPFVGVATISSDEVATPLGNLQVDVQLRDKLLEVCPQVGVSDMANAPEHSLEVHFPFIKSLLPGVKVLPLLNGQVTASEVIDVIQNLWNEEGVYFVISSDLSHFHPYEEAQKLDGETAKAIRQGNWQVLNGEMACGYKGIQGVLGVMRDHPMMIEQVALINSGDTAGTKDRVVGYGTWAMYELQ, encoded by the coding sequence ATGAGTCATGTTAGACCAACGGCGGTAGCAGGCGCATTTTATCCTGATGACCCCGAAACAATTGAGTCTGCTTTTTCTCAGTGGATGCCTCGACAAGAGGAGCACGCTAAGCCTTCCATAAAGCCATTGCCAAGAGTGCTGATTGTGCCGCATGCCGGTTATGTCTATTCAGGCGAAGCGGCGGCCAAAGGATATCGACTATGGCAAGACAGCTCATCGCAAATCAAAACCGTTGTCGTTATGGGGCCAGCACATAGAGTGCCCTTTGTTGGGGTTGCAACCATCAGCTCGGATGAGGTCGCCACGCCTTTAGGCAATCTGCAAGTTGATGTTCAGTTGAGAGATAAGCTACTTGAAGTTTGTCCTCAGGTGGGTGTTTCCGACATGGCGAATGCGCCAGAGCATAGTCTTGAAGTCCATTTTCCCTTTATCAAAAGCCTGTTACCAGGCGTTAAGGTATTGCCATTGCTGAACGGGCAAGTCACTGCTTCCGAAGTGATCGATGTCATTCAGAACTTGTGGAATGAAGAGGGCGTATATTTCGTTATTAGCAGTGACCTGAGCCATTTTCATCCGTATGAGGAAGCGCAAAAGCTAGATGGAGAAACCGCCAAGGCAATTCGCCAAGGAAATTGGCAAGTCTTGAATGGTGAAATGGCTTGCGGCTATAAAGGCATTCAAGGTGTTCTCGGGGTAATGCGAGATCACCCGATGATGATTGAGCAAGTCGCATTAATCAACTCCGGTGATACTGCCGGAACCAAAGATCGCGTTGTCGGCTACGGCACTTGGGCGATGTATGAATTGCAATAA
- a CDS encoding sensor domain-containing diguanylate cyclase — protein MTKLLGTFLLTLLCIITNAHAAELSPVDIGKSAHQIGFHIDFYEDKHQQFDFEHIADIPQDLFKPLDKAICARLFTNSTYYFKFRAQNDSDHAVSRVITFGTPWLDHIKLKIISPNREAAVYKTGNIYPYSQRSLKITYPNIEHHFSPGISTVYVQVKTRDPFIVPISILTTDDVYKYGANEQGIKMFIYGIIVAMILYHLILFLNIRLKYYAFYVLYLSSFLIMNMSYGGYTFEYLLQDSPVIQNWMQSTWIFLFSIAGLLFANAFLNLAKFAPKTQTTTNLMILFMTGTMIFSAFFGYHIHVILSIVLSVLFSFYVFTIGIWSLVNGNRTARFFILGTTAGLIGTTITALTVMSVLPYTHLGYQAIEFGLAIDSILLSFALVDRVKANEREKNIAEHFANTDALTQLLNRRAYNQICEEEQSGTHKIYRESYTVMMIDIDFFKKINDSSGHAAGDSVLDKIAKLLQSHIEGHGYLFRMGGEEFLALLPDFDQNLSEEFAEKIRATVEQTEFDIEDQKYHITVSIGISTGNASSTIDETTANADQALYKAKHSGRNQLVLF, from the coding sequence ATGACTAAACTGCTTGGGACTTTCTTACTGACGCTTCTCTGCATCATCACCAATGCCCATGCAGCAGAACTTTCTCCTGTTGACATTGGCAAGTCTGCTCATCAGATCGGCTTTCATATCGATTTTTATGAAGACAAGCACCAACAGTTTGATTTTGAGCATATCGCTGATATTCCCCAAGACCTATTCAAGCCCCTAGACAAGGCCATTTGTGCTCGATTATTCACAAATTCAACTTACTACTTCAAGTTTCGCGCTCAAAATGACTCAGACCATGCTGTAAGTCGAGTCATCACTTTCGGCACGCCTTGGCTTGACCATATTAAACTGAAGATTATTTCCCCCAATCGGGAGGCTGCTGTTTATAAAACAGGCAATATCTATCCATACAGCCAGCGCTCTCTGAAAATCACCTACCCAAACATTGAACATCACTTTTCACCTGGCATTTCGACTGTCTATGTACAAGTGAAAACCCGCGACCCATTCATTGTCCCGATTTCCATTCTGACAACAGATGATGTTTATAAATATGGTGCTAACGAACAGGGCATAAAAATGTTCATCTACGGAATCATCGTTGCGATGATTTTGTATCACCTAATTCTTTTCCTGAATATCCGCCTAAAGTACTACGCCTTTTACGTTCTCTATTTGTCATCCTTCTTGATAATGAACATGAGTTACGGTGGCTATACTTTTGAATACTTGCTACAAGACTCACCTGTCATTCAAAACTGGATGCAATCAACCTGGATATTTCTCTTCTCAATTGCCGGACTATTATTTGCCAACGCATTTCTAAACCTTGCCAAATTCGCGCCGAAAACCCAAACAACAACAAACCTCATGATTCTTTTCATGACAGGAACAATGATCTTTTCTGCGTTCTTCGGCTATCACATCCACGTTATTCTTTCGATAGTGCTCAGCGTTTTGTTCAGCTTTTATGTATTTACCATTGGAATATGGTCGCTGGTAAATGGAAACAGAACGGCGCGATTCTTTATATTGGGGACAACTGCAGGCCTGATTGGTACCACCATTACCGCTTTAACGGTAATGTCTGTCTTACCTTATACGCACTTGGGCTATCAAGCCATTGAATTTGGGTTGGCGATTGATTCCATTCTTCTCTCATTCGCATTGGTTGACCGAGTCAAAGCCAATGAACGCGAAAAAAATATTGCCGAACATTTCGCCAACACAGATGCCTTAACTCAGCTACTCAACCGCAGAGCCTATAATCAGATTTGCGAAGAAGAACAAAGCGGAACCCATAAGATTTACCGTGAGAGTTACACGGTCATGATGATTGACATCGATTTTTTCAAAAAAATCAACGACTCCAGTGGCCATGCAGCAGGAGACAGTGTGTTAGATAAAATCGCAAAACTTCTGCAATCTCACATTGAAGGCCATGGCTACCTGTTCCGTATGGGGGGCGAAGAGTTTCTCGCATTATTACCGGATTTCGACCAAAACCTTTCCGAAGAGTTTGCGGAAAAAATTCGAGCGACTGTTGAGCAAACTGAATTTGACATTGAGGATCAGAAATACCACATCACCGTTAGTATCGGTATCTCTACCGGAAATGCTTCGAGCACTATAGATGAAACGACAGCAAATGCTGACCAAGCGCTATACAAAGCGAAACACTCCGGCCGAAATCAGTTGGTGCTTTTCTAA
- the dnaJ gene encoding molecular chaperone DnaJ, translated as MSKRDYYEILEVVKTASDGEIKKAYRKLAMRYHPDRNPDNTEAEDKFKEASEAYEILSDPQKRQAYDQFGHAGVDGSAGGGFGGFGGGGFADFGDIFGDIFGGGFRQAGPQPGNDLQYELEISLEEAVAGTTVDVRIPTKEFCEACDGTGAEPGSEVETCPTCHGSGQVRVQQGFFAVSRSCPTCHGTGKIIKSPCKSCRGEGYKHSHKTLNVKIPAGVDNGDRIRLQGEGEAGDRGAPHGDLYVRIRVRDHAIFQRDGNTLFCDLPLSFATAALGGSIDVPTLNGKASLKIPAGTQSGQRFKLGGKGVKSVRSSHVGDMIVQIHIETPVKLTQEQKDLLAQFDASLKGKHHKQHSPKEHGFFDTVKSFFTGDDDAEKKDKDGPWN; from the coding sequence ATGAGCAAAAGAGATTACTACGAAATTCTGGAAGTTGTGAAAACCGCTTCCGATGGCGAAATCAAAAAAGCGTATCGCAAACTGGCGATGCGTTATCACCCAGACCGTAACCCGGATAACACAGAAGCGGAAGATAAGTTCAAAGAAGCTTCTGAAGCTTATGAAATTCTTTCCGATCCTCAAAAACGTCAAGCCTATGACCAGTTTGGTCATGCCGGTGTCGATGGCAGTGCAGGCGGTGGATTTGGCGGTTTCGGGGGCGGCGGATTTGCTGACTTTGGCGATATCTTCGGTGATATTTTCGGGGGCGGTTTCCGTCAAGCCGGGCCTCAACCGGGTAATGACTTACAGTATGAATTAGAGATTTCCCTTGAGGAAGCGGTGGCAGGCACAACGGTCGACGTCCGTATCCCAACCAAGGAGTTCTGCGAAGCTTGTGATGGCACTGGCGCTGAACCTGGCTCTGAGGTAGAAACCTGTCCGACTTGTCACGGTAGTGGTCAAGTACGCGTCCAACAAGGTTTCTTTGCGGTATCTCGCTCTTGCCCGACCTGTCACGGTACAGGGAAAATCATCAAGTCTCCTTGTAAGTCTTGTCGCGGTGAAGGCTACAAACACAGCCATAAAACCCTTAATGTTAAGATTCCAGCCGGTGTTGATAACGGCGACCGTATTCGTTTGCAAGGTGAAGGTGAAGCGGGCGACCGCGGCGCACCTCACGGCGATTTGTACGTGCGCATTCGTGTGAGGGATCATGCGATTTTCCAACGTGATGGCAATACATTGTTCTGTGATTTACCTTTGTCGTTTGCAACGGCAGCGCTAGGTGGTTCGATTGATGTACCAACCTTGAACGGCAAAGCCAGTTTGAAAATCCCTGCGGGTACGCAATCCGGTCAAAGATTCAAGTTGGGTGGAAAAGGTGTCAAGTCGGTTCGTTCTTCACATGTCGGTGATATGATTGTACAAATCCATATTGAGACGCCAGTGAAGTTGACGCAAGAACAAAAAGATTTGTTGGCGCAGTTCGATGCGAGTTTGAAGGGCAAGCACCACAAACAGCATAGTCCGAAGGAACATGGATTTTTCGATACGGTAAAATCTTTTTTTACGGGTGACGACGATGCCGAAAAAAAAGATAAAGACGGCCCGTGGAACTAG
- a CDS encoding acetate/propionate family kinase, protein MKILVLNAGSSSLKYSLYIGTDTHLALHGNIDNLTEDPQEEPGKKTHEEALLEVEAKLKSAGYCEHLGDCDVIGHRVVQGGEAFHEATIINDEVIETLEELCQLAPLHNPINLIPIYHITERFPNLTQVAVFDTSFHLTMPDYAYRYAIPNELYHEHHIRRYGFHGTSHLHIAKQLAEMLEMDLEGVSLISMHLGNGASACAIEYGESIDTSMGFTPLEGLIMGTRSGNCDPAIPLYLIRELGYTADEADYLLNHESGLKGLCGISDMRSLVDAAASGHHEAEVALDMFTYRLNKIVGSYLAVMDEVDALVFTGGIGENSALVRERVLDGFSTRFGIEIDYAANEDVDGISLITTENSEIAVWVIPTDEELEIAQQVIEALVPDID, encoded by the coding sequence ATGAAGATACTGGTGCTTAACGCGGGGAGTTCATCTCTCAAATACAGCCTTTATATCGGCACAGATACTCATCTGGCATTGCATGGCAATATCGATAATCTGACCGAAGACCCACAAGAAGAACCGGGCAAGAAAACCCATGAAGAAGCGCTGCTGGAAGTCGAAGCAAAACTGAAATCCGCTGGCTATTGTGAGCACTTGGGAGATTGTGACGTCATCGGGCATCGAGTGGTACAAGGGGGCGAAGCCTTCCATGAAGCGACCATTATTAATGATGAGGTGATTGAAACACTAGAAGAGCTCTGTCAGTTGGCGCCTTTGCACAATCCGATCAACCTGATTCCGATTTACCATATCACTGAGCGCTTCCCCAATCTGACGCAGGTAGCAGTTTTCGACACTTCTTTTCACCTGACAATGCCGGATTATGCCTACCGCTATGCCATTCCGAATGAGTTGTACCACGAGCATCACATCCGCCGTTATGGTTTTCATGGCACGTCTCATTTACATATCGCCAAGCAGCTTGCTGAAATGCTGGAAATGGATTTGGAGGGCGTCAGTTTAATCTCCATGCACCTGGGCAATGGCGCCAGCGCTTGCGCTATCGAATACGGCGAAAGTATCGACACCAGCATGGGGTTTACCCCGCTGGAGGGATTGATTATGGGGACCCGATCTGGCAACTGTGATCCGGCAATTCCGTTGTATTTGATTCGCGAATTAGGTTACACAGCTGATGAAGCCGATTACCTTCTCAACCATGAGAGCGGCTTAAAAGGACTTTGTGGTATCAGTGACATGCGCAGTTTGGTCGATGCCGCTGCATCCGGCCACCATGAGGCAGAAGTGGCTTTGGATATGTTCACCTACCGTCTAAACAAGATTGTGGGCAGTTATCTTGCAGTGATGGATGAGGTCGATGCACTGGTATTCACCGGTGGCATTGGCGAAAATTCCGCATTGGTTCGCGAACGGGTTTTGGATGGGTTCTCAACCCGTTTCGGCATTGAAATCGACTATGCCGCCAACGAAGATGTGGATGGTATTTCCTTAATTACGACTGAAAACAGTGAGATTGCTGTTTGGGTGATTCCGACAGATGAAGAGCTGGAAATCGCTCAACAAGTCATCGAGGCTTTAGTGCCGGATATTGACTGA